A single region of the Deinococcus radiopugnans ATCC 19172 genome encodes:
- a CDS encoding response regulator gives MTGLPPRPLNLLVVDDEQQILELLELTLGLRGYAVWTALDGPQALEVCRQRPIDVIVMDVMMSPWDGFETVRRLHDQYRRPAQPAEAGAAAPMPPVVFLSGLNPPEALPELAGQLVQTYLVKPFRPTELILAIERVWAAQHGHPEN, from the coding sequence GTGACGGGCCTCCCGCCGCGCCCGCTGAATCTGCTGGTGGTCGACGATGAGCAGCAGATCCTGGAACTGCTGGAGTTGACCCTGGGCCTGCGGGGCTACGCCGTGTGGACCGCTCTGGACGGCCCGCAGGCGCTGGAGGTCTGCCGCCAGCGTCCGATCGACGTGATCGTCATGGACGTGATGATGTCTCCCTGGGACGGCTTCGAGACGGTGCGGCGGCTGCATGACCAGTACCGCCGGCCAGCCCAGCCTGCCGAGGCCGGGGCCGCCGCACCCATGCCGCCCGTCGTCTTTCTTTCCGGCCTCAATCCTCCGGAAGCCCTGCCGGAACTGGCCGGGCAGCTGGTCCAGACGTATCTGGTCAAGCCGTTCCGCCCCACCGAGCTGATCCTGGCCATCGAGCGTGTCTGGGCGGCCCAGCACGGCCACCCGGAAAACTGA
- the pdxS gene encoding pyridoxal 5'-phosphate synthase lyase subunit PdxS, whose translation MSEPTAQTPQPQQTYLNFGFAEMFKGGVIMDVVTADQARIAEAAGATAVMALERVPADIRVDGGVARMSDPKMIKEIIAAVTIPVMAKVRIGHIVEAQILQALGVDFIDESEVLTPADEQFHILKSEFKVPFVCGAKNLGEALRRVGEGASMIRTKGEAGTGNVVEAVRHARTVLGEIRTIQARPAEELMTVARDLQAPYELVRYVHQHGKLPVVNFAAGGVATPADAALMMVLGLDGVFVGSGIFKSDNPERRAQAIVKAVTHFQNPEVLAEVSEDLGAPMTGINIDDLIPAERLASRGW comes from the coding sequence ATGAGCGAACCCACTGCCCAGACTCCCCAGCCCCAGCAGACCTACCTCAACTTCGGCTTTGCCGAGATGTTTAAGGGCGGCGTGATCATGGACGTGGTCACGGCCGATCAGGCGCGCATCGCCGAAGCTGCCGGCGCCACCGCCGTGATGGCGCTGGAGCGCGTCCCGGCCGATATCCGGGTGGACGGCGGCGTGGCCCGCATGAGCGATCCCAAGATGATCAAGGAGATCATCGCGGCGGTGACCATTCCGGTGATGGCCAAGGTCCGCATCGGCCACATCGTCGAAGCGCAGATCCTGCAGGCGCTGGGCGTGGATTTCATCGACGAATCCGAGGTTCTGACCCCGGCCGACGAGCAGTTCCACATCCTGAAGTCCGAGTTCAAGGTGCCGTTCGTGTGCGGCGCCAAGAACCTGGGCGAGGCGCTGCGCCGCGTGGGCGAGGGTGCGAGCATGATCCGCACCAAGGGCGAGGCCGGCACCGGCAACGTGGTGGAGGCCGTGCGCCACGCCCGCACCGTGCTGGGCGAGATCCGCACCATCCAGGCCCGCCCCGCCGAGGAACTGATGACGGTGGCCCGTGACCTGCAGGCCCCCTACGAGCTGGTCCGCTACGTGCACCAGCACGGCAAGCTGCCCGTGGTGAACTTCGCCGCCGGTGGCGTGGCCACCCCCGCCGACGCCGCCCTGATGATGGTTCTGGGTCTGGACGGCGTGTTCGTCGGCAGCGGCATCTTCAAGAGCGACAACCCCGAGCGCCGCGCGCAGGCCATCGTCAAGGCCGTGACCCACTTCCAGAACCCGGAAGTGCTGGCCGAGGTCAGCGAGGACCTGGGCGCCCCGATGACCGGCATCAACATCGACGACCTGATTCCCGCCGAGCGTCTTGCGTCACGTGGCTGGTAA
- the pdxT gene encoding pyridoxal 5'-phosphate synthase glutaminase subunit PdxT translates to MAGKPLHIGVLALQGAFREHRQRLESLGALVREVRLPADLVGLDGLVLPGGESTTMARLLTEYALWQPIRKFHAGGGAVWGTCAGAILLAREVRGAPPQFGGQQASLGLLDAAVQRNAFGRQINSFAATLPVSGLEEPFPAVFIRAPAFSDVGSQATVLATWEGQAVMLRQDAVLATAFHPELSPDARIHALFLMKVAETKTEMT, encoded by the coding sequence GTGGCTGGTAAACCGCTGCATATTGGCGTCCTGGCCCTCCAGGGCGCCTTTCGCGAGCACCGGCAGCGGCTGGAGTCGCTGGGCGCACTGGTGCGGGAAGTGCGCCTGCCCGCCGATTTAGTTGGGCTGGACGGACTGGTCCTGCCGGGAGGAGAGAGCACCACCATGGCGCGGCTGCTCACGGAATACGCGCTGTGGCAGCCGATCCGCAAGTTCCACGCAGGTGGTGGGGCCGTCTGGGGCACCTGCGCCGGCGCGATTTTGCTGGCCCGCGAGGTGCGCGGCGCGCCGCCGCAATTCGGCGGCCAGCAGGCGAGCCTGGGACTTCTGGACGCCGCTGTGCAGCGCAACGCTTTTGGCCGGCAGATCAATTCCTTTGCCGCAACGCTGCCTGTCAGCGGACTGGAGGAGCCGTTCCCGGCTGTCTTTATCCGTGCACCCGCCTTCAGCGACGTCGGTTCGCAGGCCACCGTGCTCGCCACATGGGAAGGTCAGGCTGTGATGTTGCGGCAGGATGCTGTCCTGGCCACAGCCTTCCATCCTGAGCTCAGCCCGGATGCCCGAATACACGCGCTGTTCCTGATGAAGGTGGCCGAAACCAAGACTGAGATGACATAG
- a CDS encoding Gfo/Idh/MocA family protein: protein MAVKAVTVAILGCGNRGGDVYARHLAAQGARVTHLVDPRPARLAEVAARHGLPPAVCFPDWDAFFALGRVADAVVVATPDDQHVTPCLQALALGYDVLLEKPICLQEAELDLLLQAEAQSTGRVSVCHVLRATLFFQAIRQVLDAGRLGQLVGIQHAENVAYWHYAHSFVRGNWRASPPAAPFVLAKSCHDLDLLRWFAGAPPSRVDSQGGLHHFRPEHAPPGASDRCVTCRVPDCPYDARRIYGTRPPDAWPNTVLTAGEQSPAEALNTGPYGQCVYLGLNNVADHQTVNVTFANGVTASLSVSAFTHNNTRTLKLLGTHGELRGHMDRGELELHDFRNGTIDLRTVDASGNHGGGDVALVQAWLASLRGETEVPTPLSESLDSHRMAFAAERSRLG from the coding sequence ATGGCGGTGAAGGCCGTCACGGTGGCCATCCTGGGCTGCGGCAACCGGGGCGGGGACGTGTACGCCCGGCATCTGGCGGCCCAGGGGGCGCGCGTGACGCATCTGGTGGACCCGCGCCCGGCCCGACTCGCGGAGGTGGCCGCCCGGCATGGCCTGCCACCAGCGGTCTGTTTTCCGGACTGGGACGCGTTTTTTGCGCTGGGGCGGGTGGCCGACGCGGTGGTGGTCGCCACCCCCGACGACCAGCACGTCACGCCGTGCCTGCAGGCACTGGCGCTGGGCTACGACGTGCTGCTGGAAAAGCCGATCTGCTTGCAGGAGGCCGAGCTGGACCTGCTGCTTCAGGCCGAGGCGCAGTCGACGGGCCGCGTGAGCGTCTGTCACGTCCTGCGGGCCACCCTGTTTTTTCAGGCGATCCGGCAGGTGCTGGACGCTGGGCGCCTGGGTCAACTGGTGGGGATTCAGCACGCAGAGAACGTGGCGTACTGGCACTACGCCCACTCGTTCGTGCGCGGCAACTGGCGGGCCTCACCCCCGGCGGCTCCCTTTGTGCTGGCCAAGAGTTGTCATGACCTGGACCTGCTGCGCTGGTTTGCGGGTGCGCCGCCGTCTCGGGTGGACAGCCAGGGCGGACTGCACCATTTTCGCCCGGAACACGCGCCGCCCGGAGCGTCGGACCGCTGCGTGACCTGCCGGGTGCCGGACTGCCCCTACGACGCCCGCCGCATCTACGGCACCCGCCCGCCCGACGCGTGGCCCAACACGGTGCTGACCGCTGGGGAGCAGTCGCCAGCTGAAGCTCTGAACACCGGGCCATACGGTCAGTGCGTGTATCTGGGGCTGAACAATGTCGCCGACCACCAGACCGTGAACGTGACCTTCGCCAACGGCGTGACGGCCAGCCTGAGCGTCAGTGCCTTTACGCACAACAACACCCGGACCCTCAAGCTGCTCGGCACGCACGGCGAACTGCGCGGCCACATGGACCGGGGCGAACTGGAACTGCACGATTTCCGGAATGGCACGATAGATCTCCGGACGGTGGACGCCAGCGGCAACCACGGCGGCGGCGACGTGGCGTTGGTGCAGGCGTGGCTGGCCTCGCTGCGCGGCGAGACCGAAGTCCCCACTCCCCTGTCGGAGTCGCTTGATTCGCACCGGATGGCCTTTGCTGCAGAGCGGTCGCGGTTGGGCTAA
- a CDS encoding dipeptide epimerase, translating to MSAAPMNVNWETLELHTAQPFGIARWTHSVYPRTFVTFTQDGISGRGEAAPNAFYGETRGTVEAVLPLLADALTDPRDWDGLHAGLAARMPHDHPSVKCALEMAALEWCAVSAGLPVWRLLGLSPAPLPRSSFTVSLAELPDMRRQAREAVAAGHTVLKVKLGTARDTAILEALREEVPNVTLRVDANAAWTRPQAKRMLGVLDAARVELVEQPLAADDLEGHAELRRVSRVPIVADESLHHVRDVIALADAFDGVNLKLAKLGGPLRALTALRLARAHGMGVMIGCMIESSLGIAAAAHLAGLCDWADLDGALLLADDPYAGLEWTAGELARPDGVGWGVEWR from the coding sequence ATGAGCGCGGCCCCTATGAACGTGAACTGGGAAACGCTGGAGCTGCACACCGCCCAGCCCTTCGGTATCGCGCGCTGGACCCACAGCGTGTACCCGCGCACTTTTGTGACCTTCACCCAGGACGGAATCTCAGGGCGTGGCGAGGCCGCCCCCAACGCCTTCTACGGCGAGACGCGCGGCACGGTGGAGGCGGTGCTGCCGCTGCTCGCGGATGCGCTGACCGATCCCCGGGACTGGGACGGGCTGCACGCAGGGCTCGCGGCGCGCATGCCGCACGATCACCCCTCGGTCAAGTGCGCGCTGGAAATGGCGGCGCTGGAGTGGTGCGCGGTGTCGGCGGGCCTGCCGGTGTGGCGGCTGCTGGGCCTCTCCCCCGCCCCGCTGCCGCGTAGCAGCTTCACGGTCAGCCTGGCCGAGCTGCCCGACATGCGGCGGCAGGCCCGCGAGGCGGTGGCCGCCGGGCACACGGTTCTCAAGGTCAAGCTGGGGACGGCGCGCGACACGGCCATTCTGGAAGCGCTGCGCGAGGAGGTGCCGAACGTGACCCTGCGCGTGGACGCCAACGCCGCCTGGACCCGCCCGCAGGCCAAACGCATGCTGGGCGTGCTGGACGCCGCCCGCGTGGAGCTGGTCGAGCAGCCTCTGGCGGCGGACGATCTGGAGGGCCACGCCGAACTGCGCCGCGTGTCCCGCGTCCCCATCGTGGCCGACGAGAGCCTGCACCACGTCCGGGACGTGATCGCCCTGGCCGACGCCTTCGACGGCGTGAACCTCAAGCTGGCCAAGCTGGGCGGCCCGCTGCGGGCGCTCACGGCGCTGCGGCTGGCCCGCGCCCACGGCATGGGCGTCATGATCGGCTGCATGATCGAGAGCAGTCTGGGCATCGCCGCCGCCGCACATCTGGCTGGCCTGTGCGACTGGGCCGATCTGGACGGGGCGCTGCTGCTGGCCGACGATCCGTATGCCGGCCTGGAATGGACGGCGGGTGAGCTGGCCCGGCCCGACGGTGTGGGCTGGGGGGTGGAATGGCGGTGA
- a CDS encoding NlpC/P60 family protein, producing the protein MVPLPPDPRTHAHHPETRHAEESLRGQLEGSGWTYVTPRPVAAAARLSLRAAPRTDAAQVSEALPGEALERLWDDGHGWVYVRTGQDRYLGWTRLGGLTAPPSGETLTVTALRAHAFAGPKVSQPIVGELCLGARMTRAPGEVVEEGGRRWVPVVLPGGTAAWVGEPVLSPLEDADPAALALRFLDTPYVWGGRSAWGLDCSGLSQLAFAAFGQFLPRDADQQQEALTVVTAPQRGDLAFFPGHVGVMLDGQRMVHANATHMRVTVETLGEGEYGQRLAAGCTGFGRWTA; encoded by the coding sequence ATGGTGCCCCTCCCGCCCGATCCCCGGACCCACGCCCACCACCCCGAGACCCGGCACGCCGAGGAAAGCCTGCGCGGTCAGCTGGAGGGCAGCGGCTGGACGTATGTCACGCCCCGCCCCGTGGCTGCCGCCGCTCGCCTGAGCCTGCGCGCCGCGCCGCGCACGGACGCCGCCCAGGTCAGCGAAGCGTTGCCCGGCGAGGCGCTGGAGCGCCTGTGGGACGACGGGCACGGCTGGGTATACGTCCGGACGGGGCAGGACCGCTACCTGGGCTGGACGCGGCTGGGCGGCCTGACCGCGCCCCCCAGCGGTGAAACCCTCACCGTCACCGCCCTGCGCGCCCACGCCTTCGCCGGGCCGAAGGTCAGCCAGCCGATTGTTGGCGAGCTGTGCCTGGGGGCCAGGATGACCCGTGCGCCGGGCGAGGTGGTCGAGGAAGGTGGGCGGCGCTGGGTGCCCGTGGTGCTGCCGGGCGGCACGGCCGCCTGGGTGGGCGAGCCTGTCCTTTCCCCCCTTGAGGACGCAGACCCGGCGGCGCTGGCCCTGCGCTTTCTGGACACCCCGTATGTCTGGGGCGGGCGCAGCGCATGGGGGCTGGACTGCTCGGGCCTGAGCCAGCTGGCCTTCGCCGCCTTCGGGCAGTTCCTTCCCCGCGACGCGGACCAGCAGCAGGAGGCATTGACGGTCGTCACGGCCCCCCAGCGCGGCGATCTGGCCTTCTTTCCCGGTCACGTCGGCGTCATGCTGGACGGGCAGCGCATGGTCCACGCCAATGCCACCCATATGCGTGTGACGGTGGAAACCCTGGGCGAGGGCGAGTACGGGCAGCGACTTGCGGCAGGCTGCACCGGCTTCGGGCGGTGGACCGCATGA
- a CDS encoding dipeptidase, translated as MLIDGHLDLAYNALNGRDLTLPLDGLRAVDPVEGQTATTTFSEMRAAGLRVCFGTLFALPRTPDSPTGYTDHVGARAQALAQLDVYRRWEDGGHIRLLRSGAEVRAHLEGPDGPPGVVLLMEGADPLRDADDLPFWVDAGVRLIGPAWGATRYAGGTGAPGGLTEAGRALVTAMRDLNIALDASHLDDAAFWDVAEIGPRMIASHSNARALVPGNRHLSDEMVRAIARQDGVIGLVFLSAFIRDGATHGATLEDLAAHARHYAELVGWDRVALGSDMDGGFGAEKTPVGVGSYRDLPRFLDRLPAEHRAGVASDNWRRWLTTYL; from the coding sequence ATGCTGATCGACGGTCACCTGGACCTGGCCTACAACGCGCTGAACGGGCGCGACCTGACGCTGCCCCTGGACGGCCTGCGGGCGGTGGACCCGGTGGAGGGCCAGACCGCCACCACCACCTTTTCGGAGATGCGGGCGGCGGGCCTGCGGGTGTGCTTCGGGACGCTGTTCGCGCTGCCGCGCACGCCGGACTCGCCCACGGGCTACACCGATCACGTCGGCGCGCGGGCGCAGGCGCTGGCGCAGCTGGACGTGTACCGCCGCTGGGAAGACGGCGGCCACATCCGGCTGCTGCGCTCGGGGGCCGAGGTCCGCGCCCACTTGGAGGGGCCGGACGGCCCCCCCGGCGTCGTGCTGCTGATGGAGGGAGCCGATCCGCTGCGGGACGCCGACGACCTGCCGTTCTGGGTGGACGCGGGCGTGCGACTGATTGGCCCGGCCTGGGGCGCGACGCGGTACGCCGGCGGCACCGGAGCGCCGGGAGGGCTGACGGAGGCGGGCCGGGCGCTGGTGACGGCCATGCGGGACCTGAACATTGCGCTGGACGCCTCGCATCTCGACGACGCCGCGTTCTGGGATGTCGCCGAGATCGGGCCACGCATGATCGCCTCGCACTCCAACGCCCGCGCGCTGGTGCCCGGCAACCGCCACCTGAGCGACGAGATGGTGCGGGCCATTGCCAGACAGGACGGGGTGATCGGGCTGGTCTTCCTGAGTGCGTTCATCCGCGACGGGGCCACGCACGGTGCGACGCTGGAGGATCTGGCCGCCCACGCCCGGCACTACGCCGAACTGGTCGGCTGGGACCGCGTGGCCCTGGGCAGCGACATGGACGGCGGCTTCGGGGCCGAGAAGACCCCGGTGGGCGTGGGGAGCTACCGCGATCTCCCCCGTTTTCTGGACCGCTTGCCTGCCGAACACCGGGCAGGCGTGGCAAGCGACAACTGGCGGCGCTGGCTGACGACGTACCTGTAA
- a CDS encoding HAD family hydrolase: MTPQPAAPPNRISLSPVRAVLFDRDDTIAFTDREVYAEAARWAAEEYGLDARVVGAEMLRHWQERALTWWDLRTEDDETAFWDGYGQELMGRLGLPPAEAAVFMAEYPYERFMKPVPHAREVLRALRAQGLKIGVLSNTLPSIDRTLEAVGLDDLVDVAVATCAVGVHKPDAGAFLHAADALGLRPAEILFVDDKPENVEAARALGMQATVIDLQGQDEEAIHDLRAVLGLVGERVPAGVGGPC; the protein is encoded by the coding sequence ATGACGCCACAGCCCGCAGCGCCGCCGAACCGAATCAGCCTGTCCCCTGTCCGAGCAGTCCTGTTCGACCGGGACGACACCATCGCCTTCACGGACCGCGAGGTCTACGCCGAGGCTGCGCGCTGGGCTGCCGAGGAGTATGGGCTGGACGCGCGAGTGGTGGGTGCGGAGATGCTGCGTCACTGGCAGGAACGGGCGCTGACATGGTGGGACCTGCGCACCGAGGACGACGAGACCGCCTTCTGGGACGGCTACGGCCAGGAGCTGATGGGACGGTTGGGCCTGCCCCCTGCCGAGGCCGCCGTCTTCATGGCCGAGTACCCCTACGAGCGGTTCATGAAGCCGGTGCCGCATGCCCGAGAGGTGCTGCGGGCACTGCGCGCCCAGGGGCTGAAGATCGGCGTGCTGAGCAACACGCTGCCCAGCATCGACCGCACGCTGGAGGCGGTGGGTCTGGACGATCTGGTGGATGTCGCCGTGGCGACGTGTGCGGTGGGCGTGCACAAGCCGGACGCGGGGGCGTTTCTGCACGCGGCCGACGCGCTGGGCCTGCGGCCGGCCGAGATCCTGTTCGTGGACGACAAGCCGGAAAACGTGGAGGCCGCCCGCGCGCTGGGCATGCAGGCCACGGTGATCGATCTGCAGGGGCAAGACGAGGAGGCCATCCACGACCTGCGCGCGGTGTTGGGCCTGGTGGGAGAAAGGGTGCCCGCCGGGGTGGGCGGCCCATGCTGA
- a CDS encoding aminotransferase class V-fold PLP-dependent enzyme, with product MSLDAFPEHILLTPGPTPLHPHALQALSRPMLGHMDPEVFALNCEIQGDLRVMYGTAPGTFTALLAGTGSLGMEAGFANLVEAGDEVLVCANGSFGRRMAEMAARYGARVRVVTAPLGEAIRADDVAAELAKSGDIRMVAVVHGETSTGVLNPVPEIAELVRDTGALLAVDAVTTAGMEPFHMARWGVDYAYTGAQKCLSAPPGVAPVAISERALARHAARRTPTPLWYCDFEGLRDYWTRQTYHHTVPVNLHFALHAALRAALDEGMAARQRRVQQVGEAIVSALAPLGFSPYVRRPQDRLPTVLALRLPQGFDDAGVRQALRAREISVTGGLGPTAGQIWRLGLMGEAARPGPYRALMRALEDLLGVRGVMERFEAALDGVLV from the coding sequence ATGTCTCTGGACGCCTTTCCCGAACACATCCTGCTGACGCCCGGCCCCACCCCGCTCCACCCGCACGCCCTGCAGGCCCTGTCCCGTCCGATGCTGGGCCACATGGACCCGGAGGTTTTCGCCCTGAACTGCGAGATTCAGGGTGATCTGCGCGTGATGTACGGCACGGCTCCGGGCACGTTCACGGCGCTGCTGGCCGGCACCGGCAGCCTGGGCATGGAGGCCGGCTTCGCCAATCTGGTGGAGGCGGGCGACGAGGTGCTGGTCTGCGCCAACGGCAGCTTCGGGCGGCGCATGGCCGAGATGGCGGCCCGGTACGGCGCGAGGGTGCGGGTGGTCACGGCCCCGCTGGGCGAGGCGATCCGTGCCGACGACGTGGCGGCAGAACTGGCGAAAAGCGGTGACATCCGCATGGTGGCCGTCGTCCACGGCGAGACCAGCACCGGCGTGCTGAACCCGGTGCCCGAGATCGCCGAACTGGTGCGCGACACCGGGGCGCTGCTGGCGGTGGACGCGGTGACGACGGCGGGCATGGAGCCGTTCCACATGGCCCGGTGGGGGGTGGACTACGCCTACACCGGCGCGCAAAAGTGCCTGTCGGCCCCTCCCGGCGTGGCGCCGGTGGCCATCAGTGAGCGGGCGCTGGCGCGGCACGCTGCCCGGCGCACCCCCACGCCGCTGTGGTACTGCGACTTTGAGGGCCTGCGCGACTACTGGACGCGGCAGACCTACCACCACACCGTGCCGGTCAACCTGCACTTCGCCCTCCACGCCGCGCTGCGGGCTGCCCTGGACGAGGGGATGGCGGCCCGCCAGCGCCGCGTGCAGCAGGTGGGCGAGGCAATCGTGAGCGCCCTGGCGCCCCTGGGCTTCTCGCCGTACGTGCGCCGACCACAGGACCGCCTGCCCACCGTGCTGGCCCTGCGCCTGCCGCAGGGCTTCGACGACGCGGGCGTGCGTCAGGCCCTGCGGGCACGCGAGATCAGCGTGACCGGCGGCCTCGGCCCCACGGCCGGCCAGATCTGGCGGCTGGGCCTGATGGGCGAGGCCGCCCGGCCCGGCCCCTACCGCGCGCTGATGAGAGCGCTGGAAGATCTGCTGGGCGTGCGCGGCGTGATGGAACGGTTTGAGGCGGCGCTGGACGGCGTGCTGGTTTGA
- a CDS encoding metallophosphoesterase family protein, with protein sequence MRLAFISDIHGNIHALTAVKRFLTENIVNQVIVVGDLVGYGASPGPVIDFVKREGWATGLGSSDMRVAIDLGDREGRRGVADQVLTWTKKMLTPEQTEFLRRLPPGGRIMTPVGRVRYFHGGPHDPEQRLDLMAGERELEDLAETLGARVIVVGGSHVPFSRVIGETTFVDPGSVGLSLNHEPGADVVIVDCVGRKPRVSLHKITYDYASSAFDIMAWSLPPVIADVIKTGRMG encoded by the coding sequence TTGAGACTGGCCTTCATCAGCGACATTCACGGAAATATCCACGCCCTGACGGCGGTCAAACGGTTCCTCACCGAGAACATCGTCAATCAGGTGATCGTGGTGGGCGATCTGGTCGGCTACGGCGCCAGCCCCGGCCCGGTGATCGATTTTGTCAAGCGTGAGGGCTGGGCCACCGGGCTGGGGTCCAGCGACATGCGCGTCGCCATCGATCTGGGGGACCGCGAGGGGCGGCGCGGGGTGGCCGATCAGGTCCTGACCTGGACCAAGAAGATGCTGACCCCCGAGCAGACCGAATTCCTGCGCCGCCTGCCGCCGGGCGGACGCATCATGACCCCGGTGGGCCGGGTGCGCTACTTCCACGGCGGCCCCCACGATCCTGAACAGCGCCTGGACCTGATGGCGGGCGAGCGCGAACTGGAGGACCTGGCCGAGACGCTGGGCGCGCGGGTGATCGTGGTGGGCGGCTCGCATGTGCCGTTCTCACGGGTGATCGGCGAGACCACCTTCGTCGATCCCGGCAGCGTGGGCCTGAGCCTGAACCATGAACCCGGCGCGGACGTGGTGATCGTGGACTGCGTGGGGCGCAAACCCAGGGTCTCGCTGCACAAGATCACCTACGACTACGCCTCCAGCGCCTTCGACATCATGGCCTGGAGCCTGCCGCCGGTGATCGCGGACGTGATCAAGACCGGGCGGATGGGGTAG
- the lnt gene encoding apolipoprotein N-acyltransferase: MAGVPAVPPPVLALLLGALLGLCGLPLPWSFLSFLPLAGVLAFAASARTVEGVPGRLFWSGVGYFAVQLWWLTAFLGKLFQFPPAGVLAFALFVLEGLFLAVMAYPLARLVRSPVARVWALAGGWVVLEWLRFLGPLAFPWPTLGYGLLPSPAIQIADLGGVLLGSVLVAGTAAALAGGWVGGWSLGRQGRGRPVLLAAVCWVAALGYGLTRTPGEGPVQPMLVLRTAFDSFGRAAGRLTADEQLQIQRQASARRTPDEVLVWSETALTAPATQTVLPQFPGPGISGLGTPLYERPERNDVVSIDGTGQITSREAKAKLVPFGEYFVFYNGILRPVYRLIENQLHFELSSAQPAQIVEPLTLEGVRYGAYICYDSVFPWVARSLTRQGAELLVNPSNDGWYSGWGVQQHFMMGRVRAIENRRWLVRSVNKGVAGTVNDLGQPVRTLASGEQTQALSVRPKLLTGRTVFNRVGDWPALLLALGMIGYAVRVDRREG; the protein is encoded by the coding sequence ATGGCGGGCGTGCCTGCCGTTCCTCCACCCGTTCTGGCCCTGCTGCTGGGCGCCCTGCTCGGCCTGTGCGGCCTGCCTCTGCCCTGGAGCTTTCTGAGCTTTCTTCCCCTGGCCGGGGTGCTGGCCTTCGCGGCCTCGGCCCGCACGGTGGAGGGCGTCCCAGGCCGATTGTTCTGGTCCGGCGTGGGCTATTTCGCCGTGCAGCTATGGTGGCTGACCGCCTTCCTGGGCAAGCTGTTTCAGTTTCCCCCGGCGGGTGTGCTGGCGTTTGCCCTTTTCGTGCTGGAAGGGCTTTTTCTGGCCGTGATGGCCTACCCGCTGGCCCGACTGGTCCGCTCGCCCGTGGCCCGCGTCTGGGCGCTGGCCGGCGGCTGGGTGGTGCTGGAATGGCTGCGCTTCCTGGGGCCGCTGGCCTTTCCCTGGCCGACGCTGGGGTACGGTCTGTTGCCCAGCCCGGCCATTCAGATCGCGGACCTGGGCGGCGTGTTGCTGGGCAGCGTGCTGGTGGCGGGCACGGCAGCGGCGCTGGCCGGAGGCTGGGTCGGCGGCTGGAGCCTGGGTCGACAGGGAAGAGGTCGCCCGGTGCTGCTGGCCGCGGTGTGCTGGGTGGCAGCCCTGGGGTACGGCCTGACCCGCACGCCGGGCGAGGGACCAGTGCAGCCGATGCTGGTGCTGAGGACCGCCTTCGATTCGTTTGGTCGGGCGGCGGGGAGGCTAACAGCGGATGAGCAGTTGCAGATTCAGCGGCAGGCGTCGGCCAGGCGTACTCCCGACGAGGTGCTGGTCTGGAGTGAAACGGCGCTGACGGCCCCGGCCACCCAGACCGTGCTGCCCCAGTTTCCGGGACCCGGCATCAGTGGGCTCGGGACGCCGCTGTATGAACGTCCCGAGCGCAACGACGTGGTCAGCATTGATGGAACCGGACAGATCACTTCCCGTGAGGCGAAGGCGAAACTGGTGCCGTTCGGTGAATATTTCGTGTTCTACAACGGCATTTTGCGCCCCGTCTACCGCCTTATCGAAAACCAGCTTCATTTCGAACTGTCCAGCGCTCAACCCGCCCAGATCGTTGAGCCGCTCACGCTGGAAGGGGTGCGCTACGGTGCCTACATCTGCTACGACAGCGTCTTCCCGTGGGTGGCCCGCAGTCTGACCCGGCAGGGCGCTGAGTTGCTGGTCAATCCCAGCAATGACGGCTGGTACAGCGGCTGGGGGGTGCAGCAGCACTTCATGATGGGCCGCGTGCGCGCCATCGAGAACCGGCGCTGGCTGGTCCGCAGCGTCAATAAAGGGGTGGCTGGGACGGTCAACGATCTGGGGCAGCCGGTGAGGACCCTGGCCAGCGGCGAGCAGACCCAGGCACTGAGCGTGCGTCCGAAACTCCTGACGGGCCGCACCGTGTTCAACCGGGTGGGCGACTGGCCCGCGCTGCTGCTGGCGCTGGGGATGATCGGGTACGCGGTGCGGGTGGACCGGCGGGAGGGGTGA